The following coding sequences lie in one Alosa sapidissima isolate fAloSap1 chromosome 15, fAloSap1.pri, whole genome shotgun sequence genomic window:
- the LOC121684450 gene encoding P2Y purinoceptor 6-like, translating into MSWKFPMQTYMDSYVIGIHPPHYCSVTRTYKRFYLPVTYSVVFILGLTLNGLLLWLVCSRTRRWSCSVVYMANLAVADLLYVLALPLLIISYGMDDLWPFGDIICKAVRFFFYTNLHCGMMFLMCISVHRLLGVCYPIKAMRYRTKRLAVIASSMIWILVTAEVLPTLVFAHTGFINNMTVCFDMTSPGKFKQYFPYGLFLAIVGFIIPFLVILISNCSMVRVLSKQQSDGCSNGTAMRNKSIRTLLVVSLIFVVCFGPYHITRTLYLFVRVYMASNCKVLNVVMFSYKIWRPIVSVHCCINPILYFIGSNRKRKLFWTVLFRKRVHPTVCTVQAQEQAEKNETGASGSGKSG; encoded by the coding sequence ATGTCGTGGAAGTTTCCAATGCAAACCTATATGGACAGCTACGTAATCGGCATACACCCTCCCCACTACTGTTCGGTGACAAGGACGTATAAAAGATTTTATCTACCCGTGACTTATAGTGTTGTCTTCATACTGGGACTAACTCTGAATGGGTTACTACTCTGGCTGGTGTGCAGTCGCACACGCAGGTGGAGCTGCTCGGTGGTCTACATGGCCAACCTGGCAGTGGCGGACCTGCTCTACGTGCTGGCGCTGCCCCTGCTCATCATCAGCTATGGCATGGACGACCTCTGGCCGTTTGGGGACATAATTTGCAAGGCCGTGCGGTTCTTTTTCTACACCAACCTTCACTGTGGAATGATGTTCCTGATGTGCATCAGCGTCCATCGGCTCTTGGGTGTATGCTATCCCATTAAGGCCATGCGCTACCGCACTAAGAGGCTTGCTGTCATCGCCTCAAGCATGATCTGGATATTGGTGACCGCAGAAGTTTTGCCGACATTAGTTTTCGCCCACACCGGCTTCATCAACAATATGACGGTCTGTTTCGACATGACCAGTCCAGGAAAATTCAAGCAGTATTTCCCCTACGGTTTGTTTCTGGCTATAGTAGGGTTTATAATTCCTTTTCTGGTCATCCTCATTAGTAACTGTTCAATGGTGAGAGTTTTATCCAAACAGCAAAGCGACGGTTGCTCAAATGGCACAGCGATGCGCAACAAGTCTATTCGCACCTTGCTCGTTGTGTCTCTAATCTTCGTTGTGTGTTTCGGGCCGTATCATATCACAAGGACCCTTTACTTGTTCGTGCGAGTTTACATGGCCAGCAATTGTAAAGTTCTCAACGTGGTTATGTTCAGCTATAAGATATGGAGGCCCATCGTAAGTGTACACTGCTGCATCAACCCCATACTCTACTTCATTGGCTCCAACAGAAAACGCAAGCTTTTCTGGACTGTTTTATTCCGAAAGCGAGTGCATCCTACTGTATGCACAGTGCAAGCTCAAGAGCAGGCCGAGAAAAATGAAACCGGAGCATCTGGTAGTGGGAAGAGTGGATGA